The Penicillium psychrofluorescens genome assembly, chromosome: 2 nucleotide sequence GTTGGATGTGTACGTCTCCTCGAGggctggggcggcggcgcgcttggaTTTGAGACCTGTTGCTGGTTTGGGGGATGAAGGTGTCTCAGGTTGTTTTGAGAATGCAGTGTGAGAGACGGGCTGAGAGAGAGGTGCTGGTTTTCTAGTGATTTGACCACTTGGTGTGCGGATTTGCTCGGAGACAGCACTGGTGGTTGTGGGTGAAGAATTGCAGAGAGGGTTTAGCAGGGCCTGTGTAGAAGGCTTCTTCGTAGGCGAGGATGGAATTGAGGGAGGCAGAGGGGTTTTGGATGGTGAGAGGTTGAGCCCAGAGTTGTCCATGTTTGTTGGCTGAGGTGGCTGGTTGCTGATTGTTGGAGCTTTCTTGGGCGTGTCGTCACCACACAGATCCCACTCGTCTGCTTCATTACTTCGTGAATTCGTATCAGAGTCTTTCAATGGTCGTAGAGGCGGGGCTGGAACTCGACCACCAGCCGCGCGAACGGTGCCAAAGTCCCACaggtcttcttcttcaggcTTTATGTTTGCTTCCTGGTTGACTTCCCACTCGTCGTAGTCCTGGTCGTCCCCCTGCCCTTGATGAGTTGCCTGCCAACGCTCCGAGCGTTCAATCAACTCTGTCAGATATGTTGTCCTCTTGGCACGTTTGATGAACGGGTGTTCCAGCAGCTCCCTAGCTGTCGGACGTTCCTTTGGGTCTCGACGCAAGCACAGCTCCACAAGTTGTTTGAATGGCTTGCTGAAGTTACCGACCAGCTGAGGAGGCGGATTCTTCGGGATCAAAAACAACACTTTCATCGGGTGTATGTCGGCATATGGAGGGTCTCCACAAGCTAGCTCGATTGCCGTGATTCCCAGGGACCAGATGTCTGCCTTGTAATCATAGCCTGACTGCTTGATAACTTCGGGAGCCATCCAGAATGGAGTGCCGACAAAggtgttcttcttggtcatTGTCGCCGATAGCTGTCCAGATACTCCGAAATCCGCCAATTTGACCTGACCGCTGGCGCTCAAGAGGATGTTCGCCGCTGCGAAATCGTTAGTCCTTCAATTCATCCGTTCCAGGGAGAAAATGCCCACCTTTGATATCACGATGCAGCTTCTGATCCCCATGAAGGTATTCCAGGCCGCGCAGAAGTTCCCgcaagatgatggcgatgtACTCTTCGTGAATCACCCCGGGACGCAGCAAACCATGGCAGCTCCCACCCGAGCAAAATTCCATAATGATCCACAGATGCGATCCCTTCAAGTACGAGCCATGGTACTTGGTGACATAGGGGGACTTCAGTTCCGACAAGATCGCAATCTCCTTGATGATGTCGTCgacctcatcctcggcatTTTCGACGTCGATAATTTTGATGGCGACTGATTCTCCAGTCCGTCTATCTACACTGTGATAGAGCGTCAGCAATTGAGTCTGACACACACCAAGCACTCCACTTACCCTTTGTAGACCCTGCCGAAACTTCCCCCGCCTGTAAATTTAGAATCACA carries:
- a CDS encoding uncharacterized protein (ID:PFLUO_002683-T1.cds;~source:funannotate); the protein is MPAPIDPETIYTKQTCIGGGSFGRVYKGVDRRTGESVAIKIIDVENAEDEVDDIIKEIAILSELKSPYVTKYHGSYLKGSHLWIIMEFCSGGSCHGLLRPGVIHEEYIAIILRELLRGLEYLHGDQKLHRDIKAANILLSASGQVKLADFGVSGQLSATMTKKNTFVGTPFWMAPEVIKQSGYDYKADIWSLGITAIELACGDPPYADIHPMKVLFLIPKNPPPQLVGNFSKPFKQLVELCLRRDPKERPTARELLEHPFIKRAKRTTYLTELIERSERWQATHQGQGDDQDYDEWEVNQEANIKPEEEDLWDFGTVRAAGGRVPAPPLRPLKDSDTNSRSNEADEWDLCGDDTPKKAPTISNQPPQPTNMDNSGLNLSPSKTPLPPSIPSSPTKKPSTQALLNPLCNSSPTTTSAVSEQIRTPSGQITRKPAPLSQPVSHTAFSKQPETPSSPKPATGLKSKRAAAPALEETYTSNAAGKSSSETDRATACGTVILPALRAAMNRRSRSLARHDPGRNPASSGKPTTEDEKKQWERSVRVHRGMEQVADEIARSFSNLHRWDSEDPVDMGGGVDAVLDAFLEEVLVRLQPASPPSHSA